A genomic window from Pocillopora verrucosa isolate sample1 chromosome 7, ASM3666991v2, whole genome shotgun sequence includes:
- the LOC131781848 gene encoding melatonin-related receptor-like, whose amino-acid sequence MASPEQQLNAMAKEMQSRSTVTIVLESLVFALILLMIFVGNAATLLIIAFNSRMRTTTNMFVASLAFSDFLLGVLSAGPVAYPALLLSEWPFDDATCQYQGYIAVTLAVASTQTLALMAVNRYFRIVRPAKYQAYFTMKKTLIMILVSWFYCMWAPLPYLLSGYKMVFHPFKFFCFLQIDSGPFTAFLVTVYVGLPTFIIAFCYLRIFQTVRSHSNNFQAASGSNNTVNVEEIRITRTLFVIVVFFNLCWTPILVIDMVDTVQGRWSLPREAYVAYNFLAVLSSALNPVIYGVMNKNFQQEYLKILRCRYCRSQPVVEPLN is encoded by the coding sequence ATGGCTTCACCAGAACAACAACTCAACGCGATGGCGAAAGAAATGCAGTCGAGAAGCACAGTTACAATCGTCTTAGAGTCATTGGTTTTTGCCTTGATTTTATTAATGATCTTCGTTGGAAACGCTGCCACTCTGCTGATTATCGCGTTTAACAGCAGAATGAGAACAACAACGAATATGTTCGTTGCATCACTGgctttttctgattttcttttgggaGTGCTTTCAGCGGGTCCTGTCGCTTATCCTGCGCTACTGCTGTCCGAATGGCCTTTTGATGATGCAACATGTCAGTATCAAGGCTATATCGCTGTAACCTTGGCCGTTGCGTCGACACAAACGTTAGCCCTTATGGCAGTGAACCGATATTTTCGTATTGTCAGACCAGCAAAGTACCAAGCCTACTTCACCATGAAGAAAACCCTTATCATGATTCTTGTTTCCTGGTTTTATTGCATGTGGGCTCCATTGCCATATCTGCTTAGTGGTTACAAGATGGTGTTTCACCCTTTCAAATTCTTTTGCTTTCTCCAGATCGACAGCGGACCGTTCACAGCGTTTTTAGTCACTGTGTACGTTGGTTTGCCGACTTTCATCATAGCCTTCTGTTACCTAAGAATATTCCAAACTGTTCGAAGCCACAGTAATAATTTTCAAGCTGCAAGTGGGTCAAACAATACAGTTAACGTAGAGGAAATCAGGATAACGCGCACACTATTCGTTATTGTTGTCTTCTTTAATCTCTGCTGGACTCCTATTCTGGTGATAGACATGGTTGACACCGTTCAAGGGAGGTGGTCGTTACCTCGTGAAGCTTACGTAGCGTACAACTTTTTAGCTGTGCTTAGTAGCGCTCTTAACCCTGTCATATATGGTGTAATGAATAAGAACTTTCAACAAGAGTATCTGAAGATTCTCCGGTGCAGATATTGTCGCTCACAACCAGTTGTAGAGCCATTGAACTAA
- the LOC131781808 gene encoding melatonin-related receptor-like: MKTSDIQLAEMLEELNSRSKIRIVLEAGLYALILFLLVVGNSATLVVVALNSRMRTIPNLFVASLAISDLLLGILATVPIGFPTLVLPKYPFSDTTCQYHGYTVIVLALTSMQTLALMAVNRYYRVVRSEKYRRYFTKKKTVIMIGLSWFYSVWAPLPYILSGHKMVFHPFKFFCYLQIDSGPFTAFMVTVYVGPPTLVIMYCYLKIFQTVRSHTNNVHSTVFGGNQLNVKEIKTARLLFIIVVFFNLCWIPVMLIDIVDTIDGKWTFPRETYVAYSFLATVSSALNPIIYGLLNNNFRREYLQLFRCRHCRKQPTVEPSVLMERRKEIKPTSATC; encoded by the coding sequence ATGAAGACGTCAGATATTCAATTGGCAGAAATGCTAGAGGAGCTCAACTCGAGGAGCAAGATCAGAATTGTCCTAGAGGCAGGACTCTACGCGctcattttgttccttttggTTGTTGGTAACTCAGCGACCCTCGTAGTTGTTGCATTAAACAGTCGCATGCGAACTATTCCGAATCTGTTCGTTGCATCACTCGCCATATCGGACCTCTTGTTGGGAATTTTAGCAACAGTTCCCATTGGTTTTCCAACCCTTGTGTTGCCCAAGTATCCTTTCAGTGACACGACTTGTCAGTATCACGGATACACTGTTATCGTTTTGGCCCTTACATCGATGCAAACATTGGCCTTGATGGCAGTGAACCGATATTATCGAGTAGTCCGCTCAGAGAAGTACCGCAGGTACTTTACCAAGAAGAAAACTGTCATCATGATTGGCTTGTCGTGGTTCTATTCCGTTTGGGCTCCTTTGCCGTACATCCTAAGTGGTCACAAGATGGTGTTTCATCCATTCAAGTTCTTCTGTTATCTACAGATCGATAGTGGACCATTCACGGCATTTATGGTGACTGTTTACGTTGGACCTCCAACTCTCGTTATAATGTACTGTTacctgaaaatatttcagactgTACGAAGCCATACCAATAATGTCCATAGCACTGTATTTGGAGGTAACCAACTAAACGTGAAAGAGATTAAGACAGCTCGTTTACTTTTTATCATTGTAGTGTTTTTCAATCTTTGCTGGATCCCTGTAATGTTGATAGACATTGTTGACACAATAGATGGGAAGTGGACATTCCCTCGAGAAACGTACGTAGCATACAGCTTCTTAGCTACAGTTAGCAGTGCTCTAAACCCTATCATATACGGTTTACTTAACAACAATTTTCGAAGGGAGTATCTGCAATTATTTCGATGTAGACACTGCCGCAAGCAACCGACCGTTGAGCCATCTGTACTAATGGAAAGACGAAAGGAGATCAAACCGACATCTGCCACTTGCTAA
- the LOC131781843 gene encoding uncharacterized protein translates to MDVLKFSLLICVLLCFKGTILQAQTSMENVKEIWSRYAKVTSGLSTYYNDYPGGGACALDPVSPLNKQPDWMLVAAGKGDFQKSLGCGMCIEIKANGEQATAASGGPTPMKGTYKATIWDLCGGCEQAGFDFYIKGFGKYKTSFKAIECPTVPGKDGNIQLRFSGSDNWYIKLQARNSKVVTVGMEIEHNNKWVCMKRTADNYFTINGLGEIKFPKKFRITSISGEQLVATVSEVTDDVNIPTNIQYSGFNPDSNPESIKCYGQDGKSEQPIGPTNAQASGTAGGTKPTPAASTSPSGGQPLPTSKVPTSAGGSSAGGSSAPLTTAGGNNKPSPSPTSKPPGEPDEKFCNGKADGLYVDPNDFSNFYQCTNGITYWKHCPEGLLFNPDLNVCDWPTNVKYGAGGQKDVDERLHHGGSIIQILKKSEGLETSILSKQQ, encoded by the exons aTGGATGTTTTGAAGTTTTCGTTGCTTATCTGCGTTCTCCTATGCTTTAAAGGAACCATCCTTCAA GCGCAAACAAGCatggaaaatgtgaaagaaatATGGAGTCGTTATGCAAAAGTCACTAGTGGACTT AGCACGTACTATAATGACTATCCAGGAGGTGGAGCATGCGCTTTAGATCCTGTATCACCGCTGAACAAGCAGCCTGATTGGATGCTGGTTGCAGCTGGTAAAGGTGACTTTCAGAAGTCCCTCGGGTGCGGTATGTGCATTGAAATTAAGGCCAACGGGGAACAAGCCACCGCCGCCAGCGGGGGACCCACACCGATGAAAGGCACCTATAAGGCAACCATTTGGGACCTCTGTGGAGGATGCGAACAAG CTGGTTTCGATTTTTACATAAAAGGTTTTGGTAAGTACAAGACTTCATTCAAGGCAATCGAGTGCCCCACTGTGCCAGGTAAAGATGGAAACATTCAGCTCAGGTTTTCCGGCAGCGACAACTGGTATATAAAACTGCAAGCTCGGAACTCAAA GGTGGTAACTGTTGGTATGGAGATCGAGCACAATAACAAGTGGGTTTGTATGAAACGAACGGCAGATAACTATTTTACCATCAACGGCTTAGGAGAGataaaatttccaaagaaatttAGGATAACCAGCATCAGTGGCGAGCAACTGGTAGCCACGGTTTCTGAAGTTACAGATGATGTGAATATTCCCACGAACATACAGTACTCAGGGTTCAATCCAG ACAGCAATCCAGAGAGCATAAAATGCTACGGACAAGACGGAAAAAGTGAACAAC CTATCGGTCCAACGAATGCACAGGCTTCAGGAACGGCGGGAGGTACTAAGCCTACCCCGGCTGCAAGTACAAGTCCGTCTGGTGGTCAACCTCTGCCAACATCTAAGGTACCAACCTCGGCAGGAGGGTCATCCGCAGGTGGCAGTTCAGCGCCTTTGACAACGGCTGGGGGAAATAATAAACCCTCACCATCACCTACTTCCAAACCTCCTGGAG AACCAGATGAGAAGTTTTGCAATGGAAAAGCCGACGGTTTATATGTTGACCCAAACGATTTCAGCAACTTCTATCAATGTACCAATGGCATCACCTATTGGAAGCATTGTCCAGAGGGACTCCTGTTCAACCCTGACCTGAACGTTTGTGATTGGCCCACAAACGTGAAATATGGGGCAGGTGGCCAAAAGGACGTTGACGAAAGGCTTCATCATGGCGGAAGcattattcaaattttaaagaagagCGAGGGCTTAGAAACATCAATTTTGTCGAAACAGCAGTGA
- the LOC131781836 gene encoding complement component receptor 1-like protein, whose protein sequence is MEMYWVIKASLELIFVMASMVVMSSANCPDPGFLAHGSRFVFHPVRRPMDDGTTISFSCDPNYALRGAKKIMCIKGRWNGKKPICKASGCPLPPPPFPNANQKSQTPQNTIGSYVEYECNKGYTSEGRPTKILCDKDHDLQGYSWNGNITCEKIRCGPPPKIAHSNVTTSHNSDGTITYATYHCFSGYAILDFRDKLQPSFVMSCDEGQLWGKIKTPKCVKTCRTSDVKIDHGILSEPRYITEDEQKIFTENETATFSCERHYKLEGNSELKCMESGLWSDKAPRCVINICTSPGDIEHGRVTFDNHKADQTTSPIGTVARFRCNVGFKLVGNSTRQCQPGGHWSGQRTPICQKSMLKCEQRDLIDGEYQPKKANYFLHDKITPHCKPDYYLWGPPSLTCSDFADSAVWLYPGCNKDVSTELFNCNETPEPECVTSTEFDKKCENVGGSATLISKKGRDSMICEKLPEEPDVPDDSQRPNRELDKMTIVIASTGSTLGALVVLLAALYCFRQRIRRLRRPSYRSRRYSDDDRIAFIAYAGDVHFILPSYDEAMSQVERSPPPFESVVGGAQGSANRSTTDRNGNQSTNQSGNTGLNHTATSTNPATEGNDLRTAHELAQGQSIRVVSNPLAENVRDTICSSTTQNVDHVSSSESTRRIGFSDERACVNAPGEEPSPNRPSEDIPSCSSEEDLTSNQTQPLLPSSRSGVMA, encoded by the exons ATGGAGATGTATTGGGTTATCAAAGCTTCCTTAGAGCTCATTTTTGTGATGGCGAGTATGGTTGTGATGTCTTCCG CAAATTGCCCAGATCCTGGCTTTCTTGCTCATGGCAGTAGATTTGTATTTCATCCTGTGAGACGTCCAATGGATGACGGAACCACCATTAGTTTCTCATGTGATCCTAACTATGCTCTCAGGGGAGCCAAAAAGATTATGTGCATTAAAGGACGTTGGAATGGGAAAAAACCAATATGCAAGGCATCAG GTTGTCCTCTACCACCACCCCCTTTTCCCAATGCAAATCAGAAAAGTCAGACGCCACAAAACACTATAGGGAGTTATGTAGAATATGAATGTAATAAAGGCTATACTTCTGAAGGAAGACCAACAAAGATCCTGTGCGATAAGGACCATGATTTGCAAGGGTATTCCTGGAATGGTAACATCACTTGTGAAA AAATAAGATGTGGTCCTCCTCCAAAGATAGCCCACAGCAACGTTACCACTAGCCACAATTCAGATGGCACCATTACATATGCAACATACCATTGTTTTTCTGGCTATGCAATTCTGGACTTTAGAGATAAGCTACAACCTTCGTTTGTAATGTCGTGTGATGAAGGACAACTTTGGGGAAAGATTAAAACCCCTAAATGTG TGAAAACCTGCCGCACGTCAGATGTAAAAATTGACCATGGTATCCTTAGTGAACCCCGCTATATTACTGAAGACgaacaaaaaattttcacagaaaatgAGACTGCAACATTTTCTTGTGAACGTCATTACAAGCTCGAAGGAAATAGTGAGCTGAAATGTATGGAATCTGGACTCTGGTCTGATAAGGCTCCACGCTGTG TGATAAACATCTGTACAAGTCCAGGAGATATAGAACATGGCAGGGTCACGTTTGATAACCATAAAGCCGATCAGACAACCTCTCCTATTGGGACCGTTGCCAGGTTCCGCTGCAACGTTGGGTTCAAACTAGTTGGTAATAGTACACGGCAGTGTCAACCGGGTGGCCACTGGAGTGGACAGCGTACCCCAATCTGTCAAA AATCTATGCTGAAATGCGAGCAAAGGGATCTTATCGACGGTGAATATCAACCCAAAAAAGCGAACTATTTCCTTCATGATAAAATAACACCGCATTGCAAACCTGACTACTATCTATGGGGGCCGCCGAGTTTGACCTGCTCGGACTTCGCTGACTCCGCTGTTTGGCTTTATCCAGGCTGTAACAAAGATGTATCTACGGAGTTATTTAATTGTAACGAGACCCCGGAGCCAGAGTGTGTAACTTCAACAGAATTCGATAAGAAGTGCGAAAACGTGGGCGGCAGTGCAACGCTTATATCGAAGAAAGGCAGGGATTCTATGATCTGTGAGAAGTTACCAGAGGAGCCTG ATGTGCCCGACGATTCTCAAAGGCCAAATAGGGAACTGGATAAGATGACAATTGTGATCGCAAGTACAGGCTCAACCTTGGGTGCTTTGGTAGTTTTATTAGCAGCCCTATATTGCTTTCGGCAACGAATCCGGCGACTGAGGCGCCCTTCGTACAGGAGCCGACGATACAGCGACGATGATAGGATTGCGTTCATTGCGTACGCAGGAGacgttcattttattttgccatCGTATGATGAGGCTATGAGTCAAGTGGAGCGCTCCCCGCCTCCGTTTGAATCAGTTGTAGGAGGCGCTCAAGGAAGTGCCAATCGATCTACAACAGACAGAAATGGTAATCAGAGTACCAACCAGTCTGGTAATACAGGGTTAAATCATACGGCTACAAGTACAAACCCCGCAACCGAAGGCAATGACTTAAGAACTGCTCACGAATTAGCACAAGGACAGTCGATCCGTGTCGTTAGTAACCCATTAGCGGAAAACGTGCGTGATACGATTTGTAGTTCAACAACACAAAACGTCGATCACGTATCCAGTAGCGAAAGCACAAGAAGAATTGGTTTCTCCGATGAACGTGCATGTGTTAACGCTCCCGGTGAAGAGCCTTCGCCGAATCGTCCGTCCGAAGATATCCCGAGCTGCTCCTCGGAAGAAGATCTCACATCCAATCAAACGCAGCCGTTGCTCCCGAGCAGCCGGAGTGGCGTTATGGCGTGA